In Microcoleus sp. FACHB-672, one DNA window encodes the following:
- a CDS encoding FGGY-family carbohydrate kinase yields the protein MNFYLGIDFGTTGARAVAIDAAGTLHAEAQYPFNATSDLQNHLPDLWQTALFTLISQIPQEICRDLRAIAINGTSSTVLLCDAGGKPIAEPLLYNDGRGVAVMQELKTIAPANHPVISATSSLAKLLWFRHKLNLPLQKHYFLHQADWLAFLLHNRLGISDYHNALKLGYDPERLCYPNWLLDIKSIPHLPEIVKPGMPVGEITAEIAQQFGLPADCQVCAGTTDSIAAFLASGVQSPGEAVTSLGSTLVLKLLSRTRIDDARYGIYSHRLEDLWLVGGASNTGGAVLRQFFTDTELESLSRQIDPEQESPLDYYPLIKAGDRFPINDPNLPPRLEPRPDNPVEFLHGLLESIARIEAQAYQLLQELGTTKLTHVYTAGGGAKNPVWSAIRERLLNVPVGVPAHTEAAYGTALLAMRQLTQ from the coding sequence ATGAACTTCTATCTCGGTATAGATTTCGGCACCACCGGCGCACGGGCTGTTGCAATTGATGCTGCCGGCACCCTTCACGCCGAGGCACAGTATCCTTTTAATGCCACCAGCGATTTGCAAAATCATTTGCCGGATCTCTGGCAAACCGCGTTATTTACCTTAATTTCTCAAATTCCCCAGGAAATCTGCCGCGATCTTAGGGCAATTGCGATTAATGGCACCTCTTCCACGGTTTTGCTCTGCGATGCCGGTGGTAAACCCATTGCTGAACCACTTCTCTACAACGATGGGCGAGGCGTCGCGGTGATGCAGGAGTTAAAAACCATCGCACCCGCAAATCATCCGGTAATTAGCGCCACTTCCAGTTTGGCTAAACTTCTATGGTTTAGGCATAAGTTAAACTTGCCACTGCAAAAGCATTATTTCCTACATCAAGCCGATTGGTTAGCCTTTTTATTACATAACCGGCTCGGTATCAGCGATTATCACAACGCCCTGAAGCTAGGTTATGACCCTGAGCGTTTGTGCTATCCCAATTGGTTATTAGATATAAAATCAATTCCACATTTGCCAGAAATCGTCAAGCCAGGGATGCCGGTGGGGGAAATAACGGCAGAAATTGCTCAGCAGTTTGGCTTGCCGGCAGATTGTCAGGTGTGTGCCGGCACCACGGACAGCATTGCCGCATTTCTCGCAAGCGGGGTGCAATCCCCCGGAGAAGCAGTAACCTCCCTCGGTTCCACCCTCGTACTCAAGCTGCTCAGCCGAACTCGCATTGATGATGCTCGCTATGGTATTTACAGTCACCGGCTAGAGGATCTGTGGCTAGTTGGCGGCGCTTCCAACACCGGCGGCGCGGTGCTGCGGCAATTTTTCACCGATACTGAACTAGAAAGTCTCAGCCGGCAGATTGATCCTGAGCAAGAAAGTCCGCTTGATTACTATCCTTTGATCAAAGCCGGTGATCGCTTCCCGATAAACGATCCCAATTTGCCTCCACGATTGGAACCGCGCCCGGATAATCCAGTAGAATTTTTACACGGTTTGTTAGAAAGTATTGCCCGAATTGAAGCGCAAGCTTATCAACTTTTGCAAGAGTTGGGTACAACTAAATTAACTCACGTTTACACTGCCGGCGGCGGTGCTAAAAACCCGGTTTGGAGTGCAATTCGTGAACGTTTATTGAATGTGCCGGTGGGGGTGCCGGCTCATACCGAAGCAGCTTATGGCACAGCATTATTAGCAATGCGCCAGCTCACTCAATAA